The DNA window ACATAGATGTTGGCTATTGgattttggggtttagttttcgATGAAGAATATGGAACACatttgaaagaaagaaatagaagagacgttaaactatcaaaatagttacTTTAATTTGCTTTGGGTTACCTTTTAGTCACTTGCATTATCGTATTGTAACATTTCAGTCACTAAGTCGTGAATTACCGTTAAGGGTATAATGGTAAGCCGACGTGAcatgttaaattatcatttcaaatgaaaatttcagcttaaattctacaattagtatatattttaactttattttttctttatttttcattctcttctgcttctccctttatttttctcccttctttattttttttaacatagtttttctatatttttcatttgttaaaactaatccACAAACTCGTCTCActcgaaaaaaataaattgttcaaaaaaaagtatagggactagctttaacaaataataaacataaaaaaactatgttaaaagaaatggagaaaggaGGAAACCAGGAGAAGAAAAGgagataatataaaataaagaaaataaaaagaaaatttaaaaaaacataaaagtttaaaaaattaaattgctcaaaataaaaaaatataaagactgattgtataatttaacctaaattttttgtttaaaatgatgatttaacatgccacattaacttaccgttacaccgttaacatTAATTAACGACTCAGTGATTAAAATATCACAACATGATAATGTAAACGATTAAAACGTAGCCTAAGATAAACATAattgactattttaataatttactcaaaaaagagaaagaagaaatggAGTGGGAGAGGAAGACGGAGGGGgagaataaaagaaataatttttttagttctgAAACCAAAATCCTATTACTTAAAATTATCTGTTAAATTTTGTATACTTTTTTATAcgtaattattttgaattattttttaaattaaaatcaaattaacatATATCAATATTTATAACTGTCATGTTATCTTTTGGTTAACCCGTTAATGGCTGGCGACAAAaaattgcatatttttttatagtcgagtgtttttttaaaggaaaaaaaagtagtAAAGAGAGTGTAGTTTATTATTATTCacattttcttattgttttaaacttattgttttattttttctttaaattaatatattttaaactgTAAAAAGAAAATATCTTTATTCATAATCAGATTCTTCACTAAGAGGCTACAAAATCTTTCGAAGATCCAACCAATGTCAACTTCCCTCTAATCTTTCTCTATCCAACTTAGGGTTTTTTCTTCACTTTTTCCCCTTATAATCCTACATTTTACTTTTTCTAAAATCGTCCACTCAAAAAACCCACACAAACTGTCCTTCTTTTAGGGTTTTGGGTGCAATTCATTATTAAAGTCTTGATTTTGGTGTCGGATCAAGCTCgaattgggttttttttatggTCGTCATTTCCGGGGGTGGGATTTTAGGTTGGTTTTGTAATAGCCATTTGAGTTGTTGACTTTTGAgaattgaatttgttgatttctGAAGGTTTCGATTGGGTTTTGTGGGTGTCACATGTAGAGGATTATTGAAACTTGCAATGGATTTGTAAGAGCTTCTCATTTGGAGATTTTAGGGCTTTTTGTGTGGTAATAACTAGAAAAAAAGAAGATATTTTTCTTGGGTTGGTTTTGATTTGGTGGCTTCTAATTAGTGTGCATTAAGGGGTCCTCTGCTCTTTGTTGTAAAGGATCCCTATTGAACAAAAAGTTAAATGATTTTAAGTTACTAATCTTGATCAGTTGAGGTAAAATTTGTCAAgtgctttaaattgcttgaattttAGTGATTTCCTGGTGagaaaagaggagaaaaaaacCAAGTGGGAAATTGTTTGCATTTGAGTTTCTGGTGGACACATAATTTGGTATTTGTGTAATTTGGGGAGGAAATGTTTGCTTCTGCTCCAGATAGTGGCAATGGAAACAGTGGAGTTTCAAGGTCACTTTTGATTCCAATGCGCTTCGTTTGGCCTTATGGGGGAAGTAGAGTGTTTATCAGTGGCTCCTTTACGAGGTTAGCTGACAAGTaccaaaattttggttttttatttggcCTCTTAGACCTgtgatttaaaattattatatttgaatttcacaaccccctccccccccccccaaaaaaaaaaaaaactaatataagtTGGACATTGGCTATTGATTGTATCATTTTGTGCGCAGATGGTCAGAGCATATACCTATGTCTCTAATGGAGGGTTGTCCCACTGTATTTCAAGTAATTTGTAGCTTGAGCCCTGGATACCATCAGGTTAATCAGCTTCTTCTTCTTTATATATGTGTGTGCGTGTGTGTGAGATATTAGCTGTAAAGTCCCAAACTTTAGACTGGAAAAGTCATATTTGGAACTGGATTCTAAGTGATAATATTGTTCAGAGTTCTTGGTTTTTTAAATGGTTGTGTATATTTTCAGATAAAATCATCAGTCCAGCCTGTTCCTTGTAGAAGAATTTAACCTGTTTAAGCAACATAGTTAACTCTTTTCTCCTGTTCAGAGCACTTGAATGTTGAGACTTGATTTTAAATCTCTCCTCTCCAATTTGAGCAATTGTCGAAATGGTACTGATAATTCATTGGATGTAAATGTTGCAAGTACCTTTACACTATTTTGATGAGATCCCAGTTGAGTTATTAAGTACATCGCAGAGATTATCCTGGATTCCTAGTGATGGTAAATTAAGCTCGATAAGCTGTAGCTTCAAATAGATCATGAGCTGCTTTACCATATGTGTTGACGTTTTGTTATCATACAAATATGACAAGTTTTAtgattgtttttctatttgaagtGTGTTGTGTACTAATTGAAGAGCAGGAGAATGCATGAAGGAAAGCTCTGTATATCTTTTCTCATCTCTGTGCTGCATCATATGGATGCATATGTAGTCTTCTTGCAGAGTGCATGTCTATTCCTATCTGAAAAATATTTGGGTTTTTTTCTTGGCAGTTTAAGTTTTTTGTTGATAACGAATGGCGGCATGATGAGCACCAGCCTTTTGTAATTGGTGACTACGGTGTGGTTAACACTATCTTTATAGCTAGGGAACCAGATATGCTTCCTCCAAGTTTTAGTCCTGAGATGCCAGGTAGATCCAACATGGACCTGGATGATGTTTCTAGTCAAATGGTATGCTTATTTCTTAAACAATTTAAATACTtccgtttttagtatttttggtgTTCACGTTAGTCTCTTTTAAGTTGTCATTTTCTGTCAGTCGTTTATCAAGTGTTGAGGTGCTTTTTGTAAAGGAATCAAGCCAAAAGTTATTGTAATATGTTAAGAGTTTAGATGGATAAGACTTAAGTTCATTTATGGGTGACTTGTAGGAAGCGGCTCCTACAATATCCAATGCAGATTTGGAGGTCTCTCGTCATCGTATAGCTGCTTTCTTGTCAAGGCACACGGCATATGAGTTGCTTCCTGAGTCAGGCAAGGTTTGAATGCATTACCTTTCTCTAGAAGCTGTTTATGTGGTAATTTATTAGGGTTGCTTGAGGCTAATTCTATCTGAATGTGTCCATTGTCGCAGGTTGTTGCCTTGGACGTTGATATAGCTGTGAAGCAAGCATTCCATATTCTGCATGAACAGGTGAATCTCATTAACAGACTTAAAATCATGCAGATAGGAAAGATATGCACAGTTATTCCAAATGAAGGTTCTACTTCAAATGTTTCCCTCTTTCTTATGTCTGTCATAGAGAGAGAAGATAACTTTGTAGTGCATGCAATTTTTTCCCTTTTACTGcttcctttttttatttctctcCCTTTTATGTTTTGTATGCATCTTATCTGAAGTAAAGTAATTCTTCTTTCTCTAGTTCCTTTGGAATAagtcatttacatttttattagattttttaacGATTACATCGGTGTGCTACTTGTATAGTCTTTACACTTCACCTACGATTATCAGCTAAGATATAATCTTTGTTGATTTATGCTACTTTCAGGGAATTCCCGTGGCTCCTCTCTGGGATTCTTGCAAGGGCCAGTTTGTTGGAGTCCTTAGTGCTCTGGACTTTATTCTTATCTTAAGAGAGGTAAGTTTGAAAGAAAAagattttcatttttcctttcatGTGTTAATCTAAGCTGTAAGAAGTTTAAGGAAAACTTTATTTGTAATTGGAAAAAAAGCAATTTTATTAAGGGCAAATTCTGTTTAGAGACCCATCGTTGTATGGATTACAGAAATGAACTTTGATGAAATAGATGGGTGGCTGTTACTTTCAATGGAATTCTGGCATGAAACTAACCATGCTTCTTTCTTATTATGCTGAACTTAGAGGTCTCCATTATTGGGGGGAGAGAGAGAACGAATAAGAGGCATATAGGAAGGAAAAACCAGAGAGCCAGCTAACAGTGGGGTAGCCTCTTGTATTTTATAGTAAGAGGTTTAGCATACAAGTCATGACATTAAGACACCTTATAACAACAATGGCTTTGAGATTACCTATTTTTGATAGAGAGAGAATCGTTCAATGAACTATTGAAGTAGTtctttgtgtaaaatattttggTGAAAATTTCGTTGGTTAGAGATTACCTGTTGTCCTCCACGGCTAATCGAATGTTTTAAATCACTGTAAAGCAATGGATAAAGTAACATAATTTTATAGGAGTACTAATGGGATGTTTTTAAGCTTTCTCATAAATACTGCAAGCTGAAATGTGGAAATACCTGTTATTTTCCCTTATTTGCAATAGTGTACCTTTGAGTATGTTTAACATGTATTTTGAAGGACAGTTGGGGAATCTTGGTTCGGATTTGACAGAAGAAGAATTGGAGATGCACACGATATCAGCTTGGAAGGAGGGAAAGGTGCATATTAGCAGACAGATGGATGGCAATGCCAGATCATATCCTAGACGTCTTGTTTGTGTAAGGGCTTTCATTTACTTGGTTATCTAATATATCTGGTTCACCATTCATGTTTGCCTCtgattatttacatttttttggaTTGTTCATGAAGGTGgtaaacttacctcaatactacttgattttcagctcttcatttttttttctaaatggaACTTTAAAAGTTAAACTACTGCTTTTGGCTTGACAAATGGGTTATTTAGCTGTTTAAATTATTAGGATGAGCTGTTTTTTTACCATGTGATCTTAAGTTCTTGACCTATTGCTTTTGGATGACCTTTTCAAATATATTCATGAAAAAGAGATGGTAACTTCTTAGTCCAGCAGTTCCAGCTTTTGGAAGGAATGATTATTCAGGTTCTCATGTTACTAAGGTTATGCAATCTTTGATATTTCTCCCAAAATTTAGAACAATTATCCAATCCCATGTTTATAAAGAATCTCGTT is part of the Gossypium hirsutum isolate 1008001.06 chromosome D11, Gossypium_hirsutum_v2.1, whole genome shotgun sequence genome and encodes:
- the LOC107930930 gene encoding sucrose nonfermenting 4-like protein translates to MFASAPDSGNGNSGVSRSLLIPMRFVWPYGGSRVFISGSFTRWSEHIPMSLMEGCPTVFQVICSLSPGYHQFKFFVDNEWRHDEHQPFVIGDYGVVNTIFIAREPDMLPPSFSPEMPGRSNMDLDDVSSQMEAAPTISNADLEVSRHRIAAFLSRHTAYELLPESGKVVALDVDIAVKQAFHILHEQGIPVAPLWDSCKGQFVGVLSALDFILILRELGNLGSDLTEEELEMHTISAWKEGKVHISRQMDGNARSYPRRLVCAGPHDSLKDVALKILNGKVATVPITHSSSPDGSFPQLLHLATLSEILKCICRHFKHSSSSLPILQQPICSIPLGTRVPKIGESNHRPLAMLRPNASLGAALSLLVQAEVSSIPIVDENDALIDIYARSDITTLAKDKAYAQIRLDDMSIHQALQLEQYANSFNGQRCQMCLQSDTLHKVMERLANPGTRRLVIVEAGSKRVEGIISLSDVFRFLLGV